In the genome of Lathyrus oleraceus cultivar Zhongwan6 chromosome 4, CAAS_Psat_ZW6_1.0, whole genome shotgun sequence, the window AGGTAGATCTCACAATCTATTCTAGCAATTTGAGGTTTCTTTGAATATGTTCCCAACTTTAATGTTGTTTGAAAACATACTTGTTTGCTAAGTATTCAATTTGGCTTGACAGCAAGATGTGACTCAGATTTGACCCTATGCTGATTATTGAATATTGTTTATGGCGGACGAAGGCAGAATATGCCATTTCAAATCATTATGATCGTCACAATGTCTGGGAGGAggtgttgaattgtaattccttgtgtcgaagcaggttgctcgacagaagtaaggaagtgtcgaatcacctagtgtgttgagttgtgtagaagtgttgaagcatattttagtagtgttagctattttgggcttttatagttttgggttttggcttgaggtccaagttgacctaaatctataaatagagggagtaacccttatttttgtaatgaagtgaatagagtattcataacattgtaattcacagtattttacagttgcaaagtgaataagaagttttccacaatttgtgggcagagagaaactctacagaattttattactcttatccttcatcattctttacactctttctttctccattgttcttttcttttcattgctattgtgtgggtaataacaatcttgtttATCAAGatgattgaaattctccataggttttaggggatttccaacatctggtatcaagagcttCAGTTTAATCgatttgtgggaagaaaatcaccatggcaatgaatcatccaaacgggcattttccagcaaatcttccgattctcaagaacaacaattatgagaattggtgcaagcagataaaggttgtgttctattatcaagatctttgggatcttgtaaaggaaggagtagcaacgcttgtAGAAGCCGCGATAGATCCAGAAAAGGATGCACATaaaaaattgaagaagaaagattataaaactctctttataatccatcaatatgttgatgcagataactttgaaatggttagtgatgtagagtcagtgaaagaagcatgggaaattatggagaaatcgtttggaggcacggagaaggtgaaagaggcgaggttacaaactcacaaaagaacgtatgaattacttcagatggaagacaatgaaagcataactgattttttcacCAAGGTTATGAAATTGGTGAATTAAATGAAGGTATGTGGAAATGACAACACTCTAGAAGTTGAAGGTGttggtgaaatttgcaaatgacaacactctagaagttgaaggtgttggtgatgttctgaatatgaggaaagatggaaagaggtcagtaatttcaaatgtgttgtacataccagaCATGAAGAATAATTTACTCAGCATATGACAGTTAATcaaaaagaactacaaggtgtcgatcaaagacaagatgatgagagttctcgactcaaatggaaggttgatcttgaaggctctaatgtctcataatagaaccttcaagattgaactaaacgtgatggagcataagtgccttaCAACAACAGCCAGtagagatgaatggatatgacattatagacttggtcatctcaatttcaaagacatcagagatttgaagagaaaaaatatggtttcaggattaccagaaatcgacattccaaacgaagtgtgtgaagaataCGTGCAGGCGAATCAACATAAGAACAGCTTCAGTAAGGATGCATGAAACAggtcgaaggaaattcttgaagtcatatactctgatgtatgtggtcctctccaggtggattcgattggaggtaacaaatactttgttacattaaaagatgatttcagtcgaaaactgtggtcttacctgatcaagaaaAAAGTAAAttgatcgaggtatttgccaagtttaaatctatgaTCGAAAGATAGAGCGGTCaaaagatcaagattttgaggactgatggtggtggagaatatgtgtcgaaagatttcgatgcattatgtgtgaaaaataggttgtgcatgaggtggtgccaccctacactccacagcagaatggagtcgcagaaaggaagaatagaaccatcatgaatatggttagaagtatgttgaaaggcaagcatctacccaaagaattatgaggagaagttgtgtcgactaCGACATATATCCTAAACAGATGCCCGACGAAGAAGTTAGAAtgaatcacgccagaagaatgttggtctggtgtcaagcctagcttgatTCATTTGAGGGTGTTTGaatctatagcacatagacatgtgtcagatcagttgagaagaaaacttgatgacaagtcgagtcagatgatcctgataggatatcattcgactggaggatacaagttgttcgacccaatgaataagcaagtggtgatcaacagggacatgatcatagatgagcttaaggagtgggattggattgagaatgtcaagaaagatttagtgagaatcttttgtgatgaaTCAACTAGTaaagtcgaaagagaagttcgacaggaagaagtcaaaggtgaagcaggcccaagcagacctcagagaacaagacacatgcctgcaaggttgcaagaatgtgttattacatcagatgatgtggtcaatgaagaaggtgagctggtacattatgctttctacgcagatgtccAACTTGTCAATAtagctgaggcattgaaagattcgaagtggatgaaagaaatggacaaagagatgaagtcaatcgaagtcaacaacacttggcCACTTGTCGAATTTCCCAAAGACAATAAGgcaatcaatgtgaagtgggtatacaaggtgaatTTGAATCCCAGAGGAtaagtgactcgacacaaggcgagacttgtggtACAAGGATTTCTTCtgaaagaaggaatcgacttcgatgagatttttgcacctgttgctaggatcgaagcaatcaggttggttgttggtaTAGCAAACATGAACAATGACAGgtgtgtcagatggatgtgaaatatgcattccttaatggccccttagaagaagaagtttatgttgcacaaccagctgaGTTTGTGAAACATtgcgaagaaagaaaggtgtacaggctgcataaagcccttTACGTACTTAAACGAGCTTGGAACAAAAGATggatttctaagggagaaggaatttttgaagtgcacaagtgaacatgtagtatatgtaagaagaagcaagagtgaattgcttatactatgtctctatgtcgatgacttgttgataacaggtagctgcaagaaggagatcgaagacttcaaaggtggtctcaacaaggaattcgaaatgttagatttgggtgacatttcatatttccttggcatcgaattctacaagagtgatagagatttgatgatgcaccaaagaaggtatgcaaACGAAATACTCAggagatttgagatgcaagattgcaacccaacttcgactccagctgagcccagattacaactgtcgaaagattcagattcagatgatgtcgacccaacccaatatagaagacttattgggtcacttcgatacctttgtcacacaaggcctgacttagcatacaatgtaggtatcgtgagtaggttcatgcaaaagtcaaaggtatcacatctagcggcggcgaagaggatactaaggtatctgaaaggaactctcgactatggcattttgtttcctgcagctgttgaaggaaaataatgcaaattagtgggatacaccgactcaagttggtgtagtgatgttgaggatcgaaaatccacagttggctatgtgtttatgctaggtggtgcaccagttgtttggagttcgagaaaggagccagTAGTGACATTATCGTCACGCGAAGCAGAATGCATAgctgcttctctttgtgcatgtcaagtaacatggatggtgaatttggtcgaagagataacagcgaagagtcatggagcaattaccatgaagatcgacagcatgtcagctatcaatctggcgaagaatctAATAGCACATGAccgaagcaagcacatcgaaatgaggttccattatctccgagagcaggtagcagatgggaagataAATGTGAAACAttgcagaactgagaatcagaatgcagacatcatgacgaagggagtgcaggtcgaagtgttcagaagactaagagttatgatgaatgtagataacttagacacAAGAAATTACAACTCAACACACCGTCTAATTCAAAATAAGCGCTTAAATAAATACGACCACACAACAATCGATGAACAATTTAGCTTTTACGAGTCATGATGGCCTCCCTAGGTTTGAACCATCAAACAAAAATCCTCTTCCAAGCTGTGCATATCCTTCACATATTTGTTCATTATCGAATTTTGATATCTCTATTTGTGCATAATCTGATTCCAACTATTGAGTCTTTCATGTTGCAGATGTTCCCGAGGGTTCCTTTATAGTCAGGGCGCATACACCATTGTCAAATTTATTTTCCTGTCTTTGGTTTAATGAAGTTGATAGATTTACATCCCGTGATCAATTAAGCTTTGCTTATACTTATTTGAAGGTCAGGAGAATGAATCCAGATAAACCATTTCATCTATATATGTTCAAGGTAAATTTTCACACCATTTCACGCCATCTCTCTAGAATAGCTTATAGCTTATATGAAAACAGTTCAACTTGATTTTAACTTTTGTAATTGAAATAGCTTAAGCATACTCATGTATATGATAAGGGCTTTGTTTTAAGTGCTTAACTTAGTTGTTTATCCAAACATGATCTTATTTTGCATTTTTTATATGATCTTCATCAAAAGACCTATTACTTTCGCAAGAACAAGGATATAGTTCCCGCTTGAATGAATATATTGTATTTTACAAAACATGTTCATCTTCAATCTGTATGCAGGATTGCGAACGTAGAGCATTGCTGAAGCTATTCCGGCACAGGACAGGTCCATCTCCACCAGGGACTGCTTGAACAGTTCCACCTCTAGATTGCTTGGTCAATTCCATCTCCTTAAGGTTCCTTTTGTTTCCACTTGAGAATATATTGGTCATTTTGATTGTTCAGTGTCATCGTTAGAATTCAAATCAACGTGTAACTGCGGACTTTTTGTACCCCAGGGATCCAAATCCCAAGGGATGCACACTGAAGAGAAAGGTAATTATACTTGACATCCCTTCCAGCATGACTAGTATCATTTTCATGTGTATGTTTTAAGCTGGATCAGAGAAAGGCAAACTCAACTATAGCAAAAGCGGATTCTTGATCTTCTTGCATCTGTGGTTAAAAAGTGATTCCTGATGCATTATTGTTGCCAATAGTCGGGGTCCAATGGAAGACCTTGTGAGCGTAAGGGCAAGTTGATCAACGTTTTAGTCTGTTCAGCTTCCTTGTGTTTTGAGTTAATTATGGAGGAATAGATGATTTTACTAACATGTGAAGTTAGTGGCTTAGTAGAGGTTATCAGTTAGAGGCTTAACGCTGGAGGTAACAACTTTAAGTAAATTGCCCATACATTTTGGTCAATCAGGAATTTTCCTTTTGTAACGCGCCCCGATATGAAAGCAATGAACTACTTTGATTCATAGCCATTGTATTGCAAAGTATTAATAACATGTTTTTAATAATAGTTGTTTGTTTAGGATATAGTTTCATTTCAACAAAGCATCTTCGTATTATAAAACTTTAAGATATTTGAACAAACACCAAGTCACCAACCATTACACAAATAAACATCACATATTAGATATACACATTACTACTAGCTAGATGAATTTGGATTTCACACATGGCTCTTGATGGAGGAGCTATAACCACTCTGAACATCATCATACCTAGACCACAACATGACACCGCCATATTTAGCTGAACCCTTAATCGCAGGAAGCACCGTAGAAGTAAGATCAGTTGCAGGAATAAAGCCACTTCCCGCAGCGGTTGGAGAAGCAGGTAACCCTAAGAATATCTTGTTTGCAGGGATACCTGATATCCATTGCTTCCATGCATCTTCAAAGTTGCTAATTTCACCAGGATTGTATTGACAAGGAGGATTATTGTAGAATTGTACCCAAACATAATCGAAAAGGCCTGTTGTAAGTGCGTTTCCTATCCAAGCATCAGGAAATGGGCACTGAGGAGCTGCAGTTATGTAAACCTTCTTGTTATACCCTTTAAGGTACCTGGCAAGATCTCCCCAGTGTTGGTTTGATCCTCCTTCGATATCGAAGTCAATTCCATCAAGAACAGCGGGACCAAGAGGGCGAGAGGAAGATTGCCCTCCTAAGAAGTTATTCCAAAGATAAGTTGCAACAGTACTTGCATCTTGTGTTGAAGCAATTGAGTAACTTCCAGCACCTCCTCCTATTGATAGCAATACTTTGATGCCTTTGGCTTGACATGATTTGATGTCTGAGGTTAAGCCGACGCATTCGTTACTGTATGGATCACAATGACCAGCTAGATTGATCATGGGAGTTTGGCCATGGCCGAAGGTCGGTAAGAAGGCTATGATCACATATTCATAGTTACCTGTGGCGCAAGCTTCGGCTAACGTGCCCTCGTTTCCATTCTGGCCCCAGTAGATTGCAATTTTGCCAGCATTAGAAGCATTTGCTAGTGCTAGCAAGACTAAGGATAAGAATGTGAATGAGACTGCTAATTTCAATGCCATTTGAATTTGTGTTGTTTTCTATATCTTTTTGAATCTCCACAATTTATGTTGCAAATCATAGTGGTGGATGTGACTTTTATAAGGGTGACATTACTGAGAATGTTACAGAGATGTGGTCTTTTTCCTCATAAGAACGTTGCTAGGAAGTTACTTTGGTCGGGGTTCCCTGTTTTAACGCAGTCATTCCATTTGAAATCTCTCTTGTCTGCATCTTTTTGTTGCTACTCTTTTATTTTTGTTAATTGTTTTTCAGCTACATAAAACAGAAAAGTAGTCACAACTACTGTCAAGATAATTTTTCACTCGCtgatttaatattttttaatcaCATTCAAAAGTATTGTTGAAAAATGTTAAATTACTTCTTAAAATTTTAAAACATCTAGTATtagaataaaataaaatgttaaaacatttaaaaatatgGAAGGAAGAAAAAAATAGAATGTGCATTATGGTTGATGGTAATACTTATTTTCACTTAATTAGATAAAATTAAACTTTATTTTTAAATAGAAaatgtttagattttttttataaacTTATTTAGTTAAAAAAACTAGGCCATAGAAAATATTTCAAATCTATTTAATcgatttaaataaataaatgtgaataatttattatcatcattattattattattattattattattattattattattattattattattattattattattattattattatattgcATTTTGTACTTTAAgttaaaatataaaaataaagtttaattagcttgaaaaaattatgaaaataaaCTGAATAAATCCCAAAACTTTGCTGTAAACTCAATTAAGTTAATGTAGACAtacatttaatttgatttttgtttttaattttatattCAATTGATCTTTTATTAACGTATTTTAGTCAATAATGTATATTTCAGTGACTTTAAAGTAGTTataattttctttattttaggCTAATTAGAACTACAGGATTACAATAATATACATAAAATTATGATTCAATTTACAATAATACTCATAAATCATACAGGAGAAACTATTGTCCCCGTACCTTTCAATTATTTATCCACAACAAATTGTTGAACTTAAGATCCATTTGAAATTTCAGCGATTGTATTTCTCTTTGTCTTAtcatcagtcatattcaacaaATTACTTTTTAAAATTTTACAATACCTAGtgttaaaataaaaattaaatgtTAAAACATCTAAAAATATGGAAGGAAGAAAAGAACAGATTGTGCATTCTGGTTGATGGTAATACTATATTCACTTAATTAATCAGCTTGAAATAAAAAAAGATCTTGGAGATGGTAATACTATATTCACTTAATTAATCAGCTTGAAATAAAAAAAGATCTTGGAGAAGATTGATGGTAATCTTAATTCTTAGGTATCATGTTGGTAGTAAGTTGTAAAATATATGATTATATGGAACAGATTAAATAAACGTCACTTTTTTAAAAAATGAAGgataatttttatttttttgagaATGCTTAGAGTTAGATAAAAAAAGCCGCATGCCAACAGTACATCAGATAGCTCAATTATCTCACGGGGTTGCTCTTTCTAATATAATCAAATATGTTCTCATTTACTAATGTGAAAAATTACAACTGTTTTTAGCGTCCGAAAATATATATCTAAATGTATTTTTTTTACACACATCTCTAACGAAATTTCGAGAAACTCTTATTATGTTAAAATTTGTCCAACAACCAATCTCTCCAGGAATGCTATCGTAGACGCTTTACACGCCCGACTACAGCAATCAAATATCACTTAATCAACAATTACACGTATTTCTAAGGAGTTGGCACACACACCCCTTCGGATCTAGCTCATCCAACGGATGTGAGTGGTGGAGCCCAGAGACGTCCACCTCAATCAGAGCTTTACCTCGGGCACAGGGACGGGAATCCTCTACCTTTGATCGAGGAATAATCTTTTGTGACGTGGAACGCAGTTCAAAGCATAGTTGCACCTAGACGGTCTCATGCCTCATCCATATGAATATGATTCGAAGCATAGCCGCATCTAGCAGGTTTACTGCCTCATCCTTACGAATATGATTCAAAGTATACTCGCGTCTAGCTGATTCCATGAAAAATCTTTACAGGTGCATGTCAAATCATTAATGCACTTACTGGGTCTCATGTCTCATAATTGTGAATTCACTGTAGGGTTATAACAAGGCAGATCAACATTTTGACGTTATAAACGCAATTCAAAGCTCGACTATGTTAGGACAAACTGATGCATTATCAGCATAAGCACATTTCAATTATGGCCGCATCTATCAGGGCCAACATATTATGAATAAAACACGTACTCCTTAACGCGACATATTGTTTATCGTTCATTGTAACATACAAACTCTATAAATTGCAGGGATCAAAATCAAATCCCAAAGCTCCTTATCTCTCAGTCGGCTGATAATTACGATTAAAGGGGGAAAAATATGAAACCAAAAACACAAGTGTGCAGAGGTaatgataaaaataaatattttacAAACTGAGGCGCAAAAGCCCAACAAATTCTTACGGAAACAAAGTAAGAATAAAGAAAGAAAGGGAAGCAAAAAGATCCTCAAACATCAATGCCTAGATCCAATATACCTACACGACCTCTAGTGTTATCTCCAGGAACAGCTTGGAAGGGATCCAGCTAATCAGAGGTAACAAAAAGGTGGAGACAAAATCATGGTACTTGCTCTAACATTTGGTCTCAGACCTGCTACACATATTCCATAACCCGCTGAAGGGAATCCTAATATTTCCTCCGGGTAGCATCCATGTCTTCTTCGAGGCCTTTCAGAACTTTATCTTGATCATCTTCCTTCTGCATAAGAGCTTTCTGATCTACTTCAAAATCACGGCACGCTTGTGCTGCATCTTCAAAAGATTTCTTCCAATGTTTCTCTCCCTCaacaaaataaacatttaacTCCACTATCTGAGCAGCCAAAACCGATGGAGAATTGTATGGCTTCACCTTCTCCTGCAAAAAGTCAGCAAGCTCGGCATTTTTCTGCAGCTCAACCAATCCTTACTCAGCCTTGGAATTCTTCTGCTTAAGGACCTCACACTTCTCCTTCAATTCATCCATCTCCCTGGCAAGGACGCTTGAACGTAGCACATCATCCTGGTCGGTGGCTACCATCGAAACTAGAGATCCGACCCTGAATAGGGTGCgagtgtaacacccttctaaataccccaaattattataattaaaataacaatatattcatcagagtaaatatgccccgaagggtgtcacacaatcatttcacaaaaaatcattaaaatatcctgtcatgctcatttatccaatcaaaataaggttcttggcataattcgcagcggaatgaaattcaacatcaatgtaaaacatgtaacactatacatgtaaatcatccaacaaccaatatcaaattaattaaaacattccctcccgatgttacatctatcagagcatgacccataagaaactactctagactccaagcattagcttctactcaactcatttctcgttacctgaaaaataggcgtaagggtgagttcctcaatcaatataacaagcattatagaacaacaggtaatgctaagtaattaacacattaattcaccctaaccagaccACACACTCAGCAAtggcagtatccgttcaaacatcatattcaacaataacatatagcatatatataatttcaaccatactcaacatccacaacacaacacacaacacacatataatactggaatacatccattcatattatatgccatacatttattatgcaatgagactctatgcatgcggtaccgactatttgtgaacatatagttcaacctcaccgtccaaatccaggcacggctaccaagctcactagtcccactcatttgagacatagtgactcactcactaattcctcaccatgggaattagctaccaccccaaatgggccatgaaatgcacgctaatcacctagcatgcaaacatcaacaacaacaatcaaatgatatactcactaattcctcaccatgggaattagctaccaccccaaatgggccacaacatgcatgctaatcacctagcaatgcaaacatcaacaataatcaagaatagacacatgctcacactctaagccataatacagtctattcacaaacgtatacattcacatcatcatgtataccatcacacattatcaacataattactcacaaaagcatatcatatcatgccacataacCAAACACAGTActagcccgctctactaatacctataccactcaaaacaacgggaaacgatccctacgacatcatatctcagctaagtacatcactcagcctaaacaaccaaaaactgcacaacaacagttcaggaaaaatcccaactctgcccatacgcgtactgcccatgccatacgcgtattgcccaaacctggccaactccatacgcgtattgcccactctcatacgcgtattgcgcatttcctcgcccaactcatacgcgtatcacctgtctcatacgcgtatgctacgcgtaacaacttcccattacgcgtaccaacagagaccaattcacgttcaaaatgtcatctttctctcccatacgcgtaaggcttccccccatacgcgtaccaacatctcatacgcgtattgcctagtgccatacgcgtatgaccagagaccagagctctcagatctgcaatggctttctctgctacgagacctatccaattcaaccttctacagtccaattttcacacacaattcattcatatcatctaacacgaatcatacactttcgatttcacaattttctaacctttctacctctaattcctacgaatttcgtcaattataatccaaattttcgttcatctccAAGGTTCAcaattcaacatatatcatccaatcagtggcaaaacaatggtctattactacccagtacatatcatcccataatacccgttaattgatgataaaccccccttacctgagttaatccggcagcctctgagctccaagcttctccttccttcaaccttcgttctctggttctctttttgccctttctgcctcttttcccctttcacgtgaaaacctttttccaaaaattgggactttttattattccaacttatatactccaataatattattccactaataattatcccaataattattattccaaaataataataataataattcaaatattctaattaaattaataaacatattattaatttaatttaaataaatacatattattatcggggtgttacaactctcccccactaaaagagttttcgtcctcgaaaacatacctcaagcgaacaactccggataagactccttcatctgactctcgagttcccaagtcacattgccacctgctggtcctccccaagctaccttcaccaaggcaatctctttaccccgcaactgcttcaactctcgatcctcaatcctcataggtgatgtttcaacagtcaggttatctctcacctgtacatcatctacttggactacatgtgacggatcatgaatgtacctcctcaactgagacacatgaaaaacatcatgcaaattcgcaagcgacggcggtaaagcgatgCGATAAGCTACCTCTCCTATcttctccaaaatctgataaggaccaataaatcgaggtgtcaacttcttcgacttcaaagc includes:
- the LOC127075254 gene encoding acidic endochitinase-like → MALKLAVSFTFLSLVLLALANASNAGKIAIYWGQNGNEGTLAEACATGNYEYVIIAFLPTFGHGQTPMINLAGHCDPYSNECVGLTSDIKSCQAKGIKVLLSIGGGAGSYSIASTQDASTVATYLWNNFLGGQSSSRPLGPAVLDGIDFDIEGGSNQHWGDLARYLKGYNKKVYITAAPQCPFPDAWIGNALTTGLFDYVWVQFYNNPPCQYNPGEISNFEDAWKQWISGIPANKIFLGLPASPTAAGSGFIPATDLTSTVLPAIKGSAKYGGVMLWSRYDDVQSGYSSSIKSHV